TGTCATCAGATGTGTTTTCCCCGTCCCCGGATTACCGATCATCACCAGGTTCTCATGCCTCTTTATGAAATCGCAGCTTGCCAGCTGCTTCACATATTCAGGCCGAACATGTTCCAGCCTTGTGAGATCAAACTCTTCCAGGGTCTTGAGCATGGGAAAGTGCGCTCTCTTCAGCCTGCGTTGCTGCTGTTTTTCCTGACGGGATGCATATTCCCGCTTCATCAACCCGAGCACGAATTCTTCCAGGCTTTGTCCGGGGCGGAATTTTTCCGCTGGTTCACCGACGTCTTTGAAAGTGGGAAGTTTAAGCTGTTTCGCATAGAAACGGAGTGCTTCCTTTACACCTGCGTCCTGCACATAGTGCCTCCTTCCTGTAAAAGCTGGTCATACATTGAAAGATCTGTCTGCTGCACTTTTACCGGGTCGGTAAGGATATGCGCTTTCCTGTCGGAAACCATAAATTGCTCTTTGTGCTCCCAAAAAGCGTTCTCTCCGTCGGCAGCACATAGCCGCAGAATCTCAACCAGCTGTTCGCTGCTGAATGCATTGGTCTCCAGGAACTGTAGCAGGGCAGCACTGAGGTTCTGCCGTACCGGTTTTGCTTCCAGGATGCTGCGCGGCTTGTATTCCAGCAACGGCAGATAATGCGCAAGTTTCAGAATCTGCTGGTTTTGCCCATAGTTTCTGGCGTGTTCAGCAATCAGTTCCCCCTTGGCAAAGATCCGAATCTGTTCAGCATAGGCTCGCACCGTGACCTCCTGTCCCACATATTTCACGGGCACAGAATAATCGTTAGCGACGAATCGGACAACAGAAAAGGGTGTTACTCGGCAGACTGCTGCTCTGCTTGCATCAAAAGGGCTGCCCGGCAGTGGGCAGAGACGTTTCTGGTCTTCCAGGAGCAGATCCTTTACAGGGTTCTCCCGTCCAGGGATTTTATGCGTATTCGCATACACCTTGCATTTATCCAGCAGGAGTCTGTTCAATTCGTCCAGCGCATCTACTCTGGGTACAGGGACAAAGACATTCCGGCGGACCCAGCCTACGAGATTCTCCACCAGTCCTTTTTCATTTCCACTCCGGACATTGCAGAAAACGGTATGGAAGCAATAATGGGCTGCAAATGCTTCATACTTTTCCTGGGCAATGGCTTCTTTGCCACCTTTTTCCTTAACGGCTACCCGGTCATTGTCAAAAATGACCTTAGCAGGGACGCCCCCAAAGAATTCCAGAGCTTTTCTCAATGCTTCAAGTAAAGCTTCCGTATTCTTCCTGCGGAAACAGACCACGAAAGGAGCACAGCTGTAGCAAAGGCGGGCACAAAAGAAATTGACTTTAGTACGCACTCCTTTGAGGTAAACCACAGCTTCACCCCAATCAATCTGCATCGCATCACCTGGAAGGTGAGCCAAAGGGACGAAGGCTTCCTGAAGATTGCCACGTAACAGATGAACGCAGCGCCGGACTGTGCTTGCACCTCCTGTAAATCCAGTTTCTTCTACCAGGCGGTCATAAATCCGCTTGGCTGTGTGGTGCTGCTTCTTATTGGGTTCTTTCGCATCTTCATCCAGACAGCTCTGGATGAATCGAGTCACCTCCTCTGTAATCACTGCAGATGTCCGATGATATTCGCAGCGGATGCCCGGGAGTGCATTTCCTTTGCAATACTTGGCCACAGTATTACGGGAGATATGCATTTCTCTGGCAATCTGGCGGATAGATTTTCCATCGCGAATGTACATCTGGCGAATTTGACCATAATCTTTCATAGTGATGACCATCCTAACATCAATCCCCTTAGAATCAAATTACTGACTCTAGTATAGGGGAACTTGTTTCAGAGTGGCTCACTTTTTCATGAGCATTTAGATCTTAAATGGCTCACTTTTATATTAGCATTCACAGCTTGACTCAATCCTTCCAAAATCTCTGTCTTCCAATCAGTGAACGTCTTTATAACACTCTTGAATTCTTCAACCCCACTTTCTTCGACTAATGATAACCAACGAGATAAGAATGAAGCAACAGCAGACCGTTCTTTCATAGAAAACACCTTAAAGAATGCCTCTTTTAAGGCATAGGCTCTCTGTAATTCTGAAGACTGCTTCAAGATTTCCCGAAGGCTGGCCAGTTCTTCTTCTGTCAGACGATCACCCCTCTTGTTCAAGATATGTTTGTTTCTCTTGAAATAAATTCTTTTTTCGTCGAATAACTTTTGTACATTTTTCCTAACCCGTTCAAGCGCCCAAATGACCAGTCTCTGTATGTGGAATCGGTCACCAATAATTGTTGCACCAGGAAACATCGCTCTGATGACCTTGCGGAAAAGTGACGAAAGGTCCATTACGACAAATTTTACTTTCAATCGCTCTGCTCTTGAAAATTGGCTAAAATAACGAATCAATTCCAGCGCTGTCCTCTTTGGCAAAATATCGAGAGTTTCATGACGCTGAGGGTCATTCACAGCGACCTGGTATCTTTGCCCATGAGCGTTCCCACGAAATTCGTCTAAAGAAAGAACTTCAGGCAGATGGAGAGGCCTTTTAAAAGTAAGTCCATCAAAATACCGGATTACGGTGGAAACAGAGACACCATGGCTTCTGGCAATAGCTTTAAAGCTCGCCAGTTCAGAACAGGCTTGGATGATGCTGTTCTTTACATCGTTAGAACGCCGCTGGTAATGCTCGACGCCAGGAATTTTTTCATAAAATGTCTTATGGCAGCAAGGGCAAAAAAATCTTCTTTTATGAACAATAGCAGAAACAGGATGGGTGTTCCAGTGCCCTAAGAGGACTTTTTGGTCCCGATAGTCCTTAATATGAAGAATTTTATGATGACAGTAGGGGCAACGAGAAGCTGTAGAAGTGAATTCCACGTAAAGGAGGAGGCTGGATCCCAATTTTTCAAATTCTTTTATGGAACCCTCTTCCCAATGGAAGCTTTTTTCGATAAAATGAAAGAAAGACATATCTATTCTCCTTTCAGTTCTTCGTGGTGGTTGAGGTGAAATGTAGCTTAGATATGTCTTTATTTTATCGTAAGACAAGGGGTCTTGTGAACAGGAGTGTCCACAAGACCCCAACATTTATTATAGAACCTTTATTTCGCTAGCGTCAGCTGGCTTCCATCGGCTAGTGACTAGTGACTAGTGACTGGTGACGGGGTGTGAAAAAGCATTTTTTCACACCCCCTTGTCTCTTTTTACTCACCCAGTTTCAAACTGGGATCTGCATTCAAATCCAGACTGGCAAAATCATGATTCAAATATTGGTAATATCCCCGCACCCCGATCATCACGGCGTTATCCGTGCACAAAATGGGCGTGGGATGGACCAGTTCCGCTCCTACAGCCTTCGCACCTCTGGCCAGGGCTTCCTGCAGGTGTTTATTGGCAGAAACCCCGCCGGCCAGCACGATTTTCTTCAGGCCCGTAGCCTTCAGGGCCTCCTGGGCTTTCTTCACCAGCACATCCACAATGGCCTGCTGGAAAGACGCCGCCACGTCTTCCCGGCGGAAATCGCTTTTGCGCATCTCCTCCGTATGCACATAGTTGATCACGGCGCTCTTCAGCCCGCTGAAACTGAAATCGTAGCAGCCGGGCAATAGAGGCCGGGGAAAATCGATGGCACCGGCATCTCCATTTTTGGCCAGCCGTTCGATTTCAGGGCCCCCAGGGTACGGCAGCCCCATGAACCGGGCAATCTTGTCAAAGGCTTCCCCGGCTGCATCATCCCGGGTCTGCCCCAGCAGCCGGAAGGTATTGTAATCTTCCACCACCAGGAGGGAGGTATGTCCTCCACTGACCACCAGGGCCAGAAACGGCGGTTTCAGGTCCGGATCCGCCAGGAAATTGGCAAATACATGGCCTTCCAGGTGATTCACCCCAATCAGGGGCTTCCCGCTGCCCAGAGCCAGTCCTTTGGCCGCACTGAGGCCCACCAGCAGTGCCCCCACCAGACCCGGTCCATAGGTTACGGCAATGGCGTCCACGTCCTGTAAGGTCATTTTCGCATCTGTCAGGGCCTTATGGATCACCGGCATCACATGTTCGATATGTTTCCGGGAAGCGATTTCCGGTACCACCCCGCCGAATTTCCGGTGGACCAGGATCTGGGTGGATACCACATTGGACAGGACCTCCCTGCCATTGCGTACCACCGAAGCTGCCGTCTCATCACAGCTACTTTCGATTCCCAGGATGTTGATAGTCTTGTTTTCCATGTTCTCCTCTGTCTCAAAGGTCGCAGCGCATCAAAATGGCTGCTTCCCCGTTGTCTCCGTAATAGCCTTCCCGCCGGCCGCATTCCGCAAATCCCACATGGTCGTAGGTGCGCCGGGCAGGGATGTTGCTCTCCCGCACTTCCAGGGTCATCTCAAAGGCGTCCAGGCGCCGGGCTTCCTCCTGCATGGCTTCCAGAAGGCGCAGCCCAAGCTTCTCTCCCCGCCGCCCGGGATCCACGGCCAGCCGCATGACCTGGGCTTCTCCGGCAACCAGCCAAAATCCGCCAAAGGCCACCGGCACTCCGTCCTGCTCCAGGGCGATGTAATGGCCCAGCCGGCTTCCCAGTTCATTGCGCCAGGCAGCTTCCTCCCAGGCTTCTGCAAAGGAACCGGCATCCATGGGCATCAGCCAGTCCAGATCGCCTTCCACCAGGGCTCTCACCGTCCCTGGGGATGTCTCTTTTCCCATAATTCCTCCGCTTCTGACCGCTGGATATAGAAGGGATCCATGCCGAAATAGGCATGTCTGTCCGCTTCCGGATCGAACTGTCCGGCTCCCAGGATGGCCACGGAAGACCCCCGGGGCAGCCGAGCGCTTTCCGGCGCCGCGAATACCTTCGTTTCAGTCCCGGCCAGAGGCACCCGATGGCATTCCCCCATAAGGATGGCCGGAACATCCCCTGCTTCCAGTCTGGCAGCCAGTTCCTTGCCTGCCAAGATCTCCACAGGCGCCAGTTCCACCAGTTCTCCATGCTTCCAGGCATAGCTGCCCACATACAGGTTACCCTTCTGGGCGTCCAGAACAGGTGTCAGGCGCACCCCGGACACCGGCAGGTTATAGGCGATGGCCTTCAGGGTATCCACTGCCACCAGGGGTTTATCCAGTGCATAGGCCATGGCTTCCGCAGTGGCCATGCCAATGCGCAGACCGGTGAAAGAACCGGGCCCCCGGCTCACGGCAATCAGATCCAGTTCCTCTTTCGTCACCCGGGCCAGCTTCAGCAGGGTCTCCAGCTGGGGAACCAGTCCCTCGGAGTGGGTCAGCCCCACATTGATATCCAGGCTGCCCAGGATTTTTTCATCCTTGCAGACGGCCACCGAGCACACCCGGGTTGCCGTATCCATTCCTAATGTCAGCACGTTTTATCCTTCCTGGCCGGACTCCTTCAGGAGAGCCGCAGCCAACGCTTCATAGCGTTTTCCGTGGGGCAGGAATTCCACTTCCCGTCCCTCCCCCTTGCGGGAGAATTTCAGTTCCAGATTCTCTTCCGGCATGGTATCGGGAAAGAGCTCCGCCCATTCGATGAATGTGACTCCCTCCCCGCCGGCATATTCAGAAAAACCGATGTCTTCCAGTTCTTCCGGCCAGTTGATCCGATACAGATCAAAATGTTTGATGTTCAGCTCTTTCCCGTGATATACATTCATCAGGGAAAACGTCGGCGAAGTGACCTCTTTGGGATCCACGCCCATGGCCGTAGCGGCCGCCGTCACCAGGCAGGTCTTTCCGGTACCCAGGTCCCCGTTCAGAAGGAATACATCCCCATCCCGGCAAAGCCGGCCCAGACGCCGTCCCAGCGCCTCAGTGGCCGCTTCATCCGGACAATATACAACTGCCATTGTTACACCCCTCTCGCTCATCATTCGCAATATCTTATTATAGCATAAAAACGGGACTGCCGCACCGGACAGTCCCGTTTCGTTTCTGATTCTGTTAGTCCACAACCGGGCCGGCGGAAGCGATGTCTTCCGTGACCTTCCCCTGGAATTTCTTGAAGTTTTCCTGGAACAGCCGGGCCAGTTTGCGAGCCGTTTCATCATAGGCTGCCTTGTCTTCCCAGGTGCTTCTGGGATTCAGCACATTGCTGGGGACATTGGGGCAGGATTTGGGGATGGAAACCCCGAACAGAGGCATGGTGGTCCACCCTTCCTTGCCCAGTTCTCCGTCCAGTGCCGCATGGATCATGGCACGGGTATAAGCCAGTTTCATCCGGCTGCCCACACCGTAGGGGCCGCCGCTCCACCCGGTGTTCACCAGGTATACATTGGTCTCATGCTTGGCAATCCGTTCGCCCAGCAGCTTGGCATAGGTCAGGGGCTGCAGGGGCAGGAACGGTGCCCCGAAAGCCGTGGAGAACGTGGCCTGGGGTTCCGTAATGCCCCGTTCCGTACCGGCCACCTTGCTGGTATACCCGGTCAGGTAATGGTACATGGCCTGTTCCTTGGTCAGTTTGGAGATGGGAGGCAGCACACCGAACGCATCGGCGGTCAGGAAGATAATGTTCTTCGGATGGCCGGCAATGCTGGGCAGTTTGGCATTGGGAATATAGTTCAGCGGATAGGCCACACGGGTGTTTTCCGTAATGCTGCTGTCGGAGAAATCGGGAACTCCATTCTTGGGGTCCACCACCACGTTTTCCATGACGGCACCGAATTTCACGGCATTGTAAATTTCCGGCTGGCTGTCTTCCGTCAGGTCGATGCACTTGGCATAGCAACCCCCTTCGATGTTGAACACACCATTGTCGCCCCAGCCGTGTTCATCGTCTCCGATCAGGCTCCGGTGGGGATCCGCAGACAGGGTGGTCTTGCCGGTACCGGACAGGCCAAAGAACAGGGCCACGTCCCCTCTGGGGCCTTCGTTGCAGGAGCAGTGCATGGTCAGGATGTCCTGCAGCGGCAGCAGATAGTTCATCACGGAGAAAATGGATTTCTTCAATTCGCCGGCGTACAGGCCGCCGCCGATCAGGACCACCTTCTTGTCGAAGTTCAGGATGATGAAAGTTTCAGAATGGGTGCCATCCACAGCGGGGTCCGCTTCCACACTGGGCAGGGAAATCACCGTGAAATCTTCCTGGACGGTGCTGGGTTCATCGGTCTTGATGAACAGCTGGCTGACAAACAGAGTCTGCCAGGCTTTTTCATTGATGAACTTCACCCGGATCTGGTATTTGGGGTCAGCCCCGGCCTTTACGTTCTTTACATAGACTTTGTGTTCCTTGATATAGGCTTCGCATTTGGCATACAGCTTATCGAAGGTTTCCTGGCTGCAGGGCTGGTTGTTGTCCCAGTTCACCACATCATGGGTAAGCGGCGTGTCAACGATGAATTTGTCTTTGGGAGAACGGCCCGTATGGGTACCGGTGGTCACCCGCAGGGCGCCCCGATCAGAAAAAGTCCCCTCTCCGTTACGGACGGCTTCTTCAATCAATTCACGAACGCTCAAATCTCTTACTGTTTCTTTCGCTTCCGCTAACAATCCGGCACTGATCATATTGTTTTCCTCTCCTATATCCACTCTTGGCCCCTCCATCACCCCGGAGCCAGCATTGTATACACAGTTCATTATATGATATTTTCGGACAATTGACAACCAGATAAAAAAATTGCCGCCCACCGGCGGCAATTTTCTGTTTTCAATACAGGATTTTGTTGGCGATGACCATCCGTTGGATCTGGTTGGTGCCTTCGTAGATTTGCAGGATCTTGGCATCCCGCATCTTCTTTTCCATGGGATAATCTTTCATATACCCATAGCCGCCCATGATCTGCACCGCATCCGTAGCCACTTCCATGGCCACATCAGAAGCAAAGCATTTGCTCATGGCTGCTTCCTTGCCGAATTCCACGCCCTGGTCACGCATCCAGCAGGCTTTATGGACCATCAGACGAGCGGTTTCCACCTTCATGGCCATATCAGCGATCATGGCCTGGACCATCTGGAAGGAAGCAATGGGCTGGCCAAACTGTCTCCGTTCCCGGGCATAATGAGAAGCGATATCCAGGCAGGATTGTGCCAGACCTACGGCTACCGCCGCCACAAACGGACGGGCGCTATCCAGGGTGTTCATGGCAATGCGGAAGCCCTGGCCTTCACGGCCGACCCGCATGGTTTCCGGAACCACCACGTCTTCCAGGATCAGTTCGCAGGTGTTGGAGGGACGGATCCCCATTTTGTCTTCCTTGCGGCCTACCGAGAAACCGGGCGTGCCTTTCGGTACGATGAAAGCCGTCAGCCCGCGGATGCCACCGGTTTTCCGGGTATTGGCGAAAATCAGGAAGCTGTCAGCGATGCCACCGTTGGTGATGAACACTTTGTTCCCGTTCAGCACATAGTGATCGCCCTCTTTCACAGCCTTGGTGGAAACGGCACCGGCATCGGAACCGGCCCCCGGTTCGGTCAGTGCGAAGGCAGCCAGTTTGCCGTCGTTCAGCAGGTCGCACTGGTATTTCTTCTGTTCGTCATTGCCGGCGATCAGGATGGGATAGGAAGCCAGGGCATTGGCCGCAATGGACGTTGCGATACCGGCGCAGCCCTTGCCCAGTTCTTCATAAATGGTAGCGATGGTGATGCTGTCCAGTCCAGGACCACCGTATTCTTCAGGAACCACCAGATTCAGCAGGCCCATGTCACCGGCCTTTTTGAAGATTTCCGGTCTGGCATGGTTTTCCCGGTCCATTTCTTCGGTATAAGGTACGATTTCCTTGTCGACGAAATCTTTAACCATTGCCTGCAGTTCCAATTGCTCTTCGGTTAATGCGAAATCCATAAGGTTCCTCCTGTTTTATCGTTATTGCTCACGTTTTGAAGCCTAAATGCAGGCTTATTTTACCACTTTTTGGGGATTTCGTCAAAATGGCCGATGACAAACATGGTCCCCGTCACATCCGCCATTTCCTTCCCGGTATGATCATAGATCATCACCCGGGTGACCACCGTGGAACGGCCTGCGTGGATCAGGGAGGCTTTGGCCCAGACTTTTTCCTTGGCGCTGGTATTGCTGATGAAGTTGATGGAACTGGAGAGCGTTACCACCTTACAGCCGATGCTGTACCCCACTGCCCCCATGGCCGTATCCGCCAGGGTGAACAGGGCACCGCCGTGGATTACACCATACCGGTTCCCATGTTTGTGTTCCGGATCCGCATCCATGCTCAGTTCACAATACCCGCAGGTCACTTTTTCCAGTTTCACATCCGCCAGCTTCATGAAGGTATTCTCTTCAAATTTCCGCTCCATCCAGCCCGGGATTTCTTTTGCTGTCAGCAAGGTTTTCACTCCTTTAAAAAGGGGCGCTTTCCAGCGTCCCTGCCGTATTCTATGGATTTATTATACCGCAAAATCACAGAATGTACACACGTACCCGCCGACGGCCCCATTCAAGCGCCTGTCCGCGGTTATCAAATGCCAGGTCGATTTTATTGCCCTTGATCGCCGAACCGATATCGCAGGCATATCCTTCGCCATAGCCCATTATATACATTCTTGTACCCAGAGGGATCAGAACCGGATCCACGGCCACCACGCCCCTTCGCATGGGGATTCCTGAATAGGTGATTCCCGTCACACCTGGATCCTGGGGACTGTACCCGGTGCTTTCCATGGTCCAGATTTTCCGGAACCGGCCGAAATCCAGTCCGCTCTGTTTGCTCATTAAATTGTAGATCGACCAGGTAACCTGCCCGGTCTGGGGTTTCCGATTCTTCTTCTGGAATTTCTTGACTGCAATCTGTGTCCCTGTTCCGTACTCTCCATCTATATCGCCGTCATAATAATTCAGTTTGGACAACATAGCTTGTACTTCTTCCACCTTTTGACCCTTGGACCCCAAAACCGCCACTGGTTTTACAGTGGCGGCTTTCACGGTCAGGGGCATCAGCAGAAGGAGCAGGAGCGTCAGCAGGAGACCATAGGTCTTGTGACGCACTGTGCGGCTGCCTCCTTTTTTGCCATGATCCTTTTACAGGATGTTGTTCTTGTAATCGCTGTACAGGCCTTCCAGTTCTTCCATCTTGGCATCCAGGGTTTTCTGCAGATCGGAGGCTTTATCGAAGTCCCCGTCAGCAAAGGCTTTGCCGATCTGGGTGAACAGGCTGGTGCTGGTATCCGTGTCTTTGGCGATCAGGACACGCAGTTCCTGCACTCTCTGCCACATGCCATCGTCCCAGGCAGTGCTGCTTTCGCTGGCCACCGGCTTCATGGCAACGATCTTGGCTCTGTAATCAGGAATGATGTGTTTCAGCAGTTCGGTCTGCCACCGGATCAGAGCGCCCGTTTCAAAGGATTTCAGGTACACCGGTTTGATGATGTCTCCCTGAGTCAGCACGGCAACCTTGTCAGGATAGGCATCGAAGGCTTTGCAGTTTTCCCATACGGTCGCAGGCGGTTTGCCAAAATATGCATCCCGTTCCTCATCGGAGTAATCTTCGAATACATCGTTTTCAGAACGATATTCACGGTCTTTTTCCAGATAGAAACCTTCTTCGCCGGCCTTCTTGGACAGTTCAGCACACAGTCCATCGGTGCTCTTGCCGGAACCCAGAGCAGCCTTAATGCCGTCCAGAGCGGCCATATAGAAGCCAGCCAGAGCCATGTAGGTATTGGTGAAGGGGTTGGGGGCACGCATTTCGAAACGAGTGGCTTTCGGGTTGTCCAGGTCGCGGATCAGGCCGGCCAGGATGGTACGGTTCCGGGAGGGGATGTCCGGAGCCTTGCCCAGAGAAGTCACGATGCAGATCGGAGCTTCGAACCCGGGTTTCAGACGTTTGAAGGCATCGGTGGTGCAGGAAACAATGGGGTTCAGCACTTCATAGTTTTTCAGGATGCCCATCAGAGCGCCGTACCCTACAGCGGACAGAAAGTCTTTCGTCATATCAGCCGGGCTGAACAGGTTGTAGAACTTGCCGTCTTTGGTAATACAGCCCATACCCACGTGGGTATGTTCGCCACTGCCGGCTACGCCCACAATGGGTTTTGCCAGGAAGGAAACTTCCAGGCCGTTGGCACGGAAAATTTCCTTGACCACGGTGCGGACCAGGATTTCGTTATCCGCAGCCTGCAGGCCATTGGAATATTTCCAGTCGATTTCCAGCTGTTCATTGACATGGGTCATATTGCCGTTGGCATCCAGCTGGCCACGGACGCCGCCCACTTCTTTATGCCCCATTTCAGGTTCCAGGCCATAGTAGCCCAGCACTGCAACAGCCTGTTCCAGAGCGGTACGGACATTGCCACGGGTACGAGCCCAGTATTGTTCCTGCATGATCTGGGAAGAGGACAGAGCCTCGGTGGAAACATTTTCCGTCGGAGTCTTGACCCAGAATTCCAGTTCCGTTGCACTGGTGAAGGTGATTTTTTCCACATCGTCGGCAGCAAATGCCAGTCCGGGGACTTTCCCTTCTGCTTTCATGGCTTTCAGGGTTTCATCGGCAACGTATTCCAGGGTCTTCTTCAGCAGATACCGGGAATCCACGAATTCTCCATTATGTTTCAGGAAGCAGGGAACCCGCAGGGTACCAACCAGTTTGCCGGTTTCCGGATCCACATGTTCCAGGTTGTAATCCACGAACCAGTTCACGGACAGATCGGCCACCATATCCACACGGGCATCGTTCAGAGAAGCGACGCCGGGCAGTACCACGGAAGAACCGTCGGTCTGAGCGGTGTGATGGTACAGCATGGTATCCATGTCGTCCAGCAGGGCAGAAATGGGAACTTTTTCATCCGTATCATTCCCGGCGAAGTCGATGCCCATGAAGGACACGAATTTGATTTCAGGATGTTGTGCCAGCAGAACCTGTAACGTATCCGGTGTCAATTGACTGGGTTTAATGACGTACAGTAAATCTTTTTCGTACATAATTGAAATCCCCTTTCCCCTCTATAACTCTTTACTCTTTTGAATACCTGGCTTGGTTGATGGAACCTTTCCAAAACCCGTATCCTTGTTTACGTGCCTTATTATAGCACAAAGGATTCCATCTGCCTAGAGGAAAAACGGCTTTTTTCGAATTATTTTCTTGTTAGTTTTTATAAACGTTCGATTTTAACTGTTTGTGTCCAATAATTTTACAATAAAAGGTTGATTATAATCAATTGTACAATCTATTTCCGAACTTTAGTAAGGTAAAGAAGTACCGTGTCCTCATCCTTTTTCCACGATCTGCCGGTAATGCTGCCGGGCGTCCCGGTAGGCAGCCAGGATGGCCTTGCCGGAGGAGCCGAAATACCGGCTGGTCACTTCCTGCTCCAGGAACGCGGAATCCCGGACCATATCATGTTTCAGGAACAGTTTCCGGATGAAGTTCCGGGTCAGTTCCATGGTGGCATTGCTGTCCACCTCCACGATTTCTCCGGTCTGTTCCACCACCTCGAACGCCATGTAGAACACGCCGTAAATCCTGGTGATGGCATTGTCCATATTGGTCCGGGCTTCTCCCGTAATATAAAGAGTTCGTTGATCCATGTTCCTGTTTCTCCTTCGGTATCAAATGCAGACAGCTCAGAGGGGCACTCCATTTCGCCCCATTCCCCTGTCTCAGGATGGGCCTGTCCCTCTCCTGCCTGGGAATGCAAAAGCTCTCTTTATTTTACCACCACTTCTCCATGGAGAAAACGAATATCAGGATCCATATCCCTTTCAACCACCTGTCATAGTCTCCCACACCCACCGGGAAATCCGTCCGATGGTTTCCCGGCCGCTGCGGTTGTCCGGCATATGGCTGGTGAGTACCACCAGGATGTAGGGATGGTCCGGCAGCAAAAAGATGCCGCCGTCATTCTCCACGCCGTCCAGATCCCCGCATTTGTGGGCCAGAGGCACAGTCTCCGGCAGGTACCGCTGCAGCCGTTCCC
This region of Acidaminococcus timonensis genomic DNA includes:
- the istA gene encoding IS21 family transposase; protein product: MVITMKDYGQIRQMYIRDGKSIRQIAREMHISRNTVAKYCKGNALPGIRCEYHRTSAVITEEVTRFIQSCLDEDAKEPNKKQHHTAKRIYDRLVEETGFTGGASTVRRCVHLLRGNLQEAFVPLAHLPGDAMQIDWGEAVVYLKGVRTKVNFFCARLCYSCAPFVVCFRRKNTEALLEALRKALEFFGGVPAKVIFDNDRVAVKEKGGKEAIAQEKYEAFAAHYCFHTVFCNVRSGNEKGLVENLVGWVRRNVFVPVPRVDALDELNRLLLDKCKVYANTHKIPGRENPVKDLLLEDQKRLCPLPGSPFDASRAAVCRVTPFSVVRFVANDYSVPVKYVGQEVTVRAYAEQIRIFAKGELIAEHARNYGQNQQILKLAHYLPLLEYKPRSILEAKPVRQNLSAALLQFLETNAFSSEQLVEILRLCAADGENAFWEHKEQFMVSDRKAHILTDPVKVQQTDLSMYDQLLQEGGTMCRTQV
- a CDS encoding ISL3 family transposase; protein product: MSFFHFIEKSFHWEEGSIKEFEKLGSSLLLYVEFTSTASRCPYCHHKILHIKDYRDQKVLLGHWNTHPVSAIVHKRRFFCPCCHKTFYEKIPGVEHYQRRSNDVKNSIIQACSELASFKAIARSHGVSVSTVIRYFDGLTFKRPLHLPEVLSLDEFRGNAHGQRYQVAVNDPQRHETLDILPKRTALELIRYFSQFSRAERLKVKFVVMDLSSLFRKVIRAMFPGATIIGDRFHIQRLVIWALERVRKNVQKLFDEKRIYFKRNKHILNKRGDRLTEEELASLREILKQSSELQRAYALKEAFFKVFSMKERSAVASFLSRWLSLVEESGVEEFKSVIKTFTDWKTEILEGLSQAVNANIKVSHLRSKCS
- the tsaD gene encoding tRNA (adenosine(37)-N6)-threonylcarbamoyltransferase complex transferase subunit TsaD translates to MENKTINILGIESSCDETAASVVRNGREVLSNVVSTQILVHRKFGGVVPEIASRKHIEHVMPVIHKALTDAKMTLQDVDAIAVTYGPGLVGALLVGLSAAKGLALGSGKPLIGVNHLEGHVFANFLADPDLKPPFLALVVSGGHTSLLVVEDYNTFRLLGQTRDDAAGEAFDKIARFMGLPYPGGPEIERLAKNGDAGAIDFPRPLLPGCYDFSFSGLKSAVINYVHTEEMRKSDFRREDVAASFQQAIVDVLVKKAQEALKATGLKKIVLAGGVSANKHLQEALARGAKAVGAELVHPTPILCTDNAVMIGVRGYYQYLNHDFASLDLNADPSLKLGE
- the rimI gene encoding ribosomal protein S18-alanine N-acetyltransferase, translated to MGKETSPGTVRALVEGDLDWLMPMDAGSFAEAWEEAAWRNELGSRLGHYIALEQDGVPVAFGGFWLVAGEAQVMRLAVDPGRRGEKLGLRLLEAMQEEARRLDAFEMTLEVRESNIPARRTYDHVGFAECGRREGYYGDNGEAAILMRCDL
- the tsaB gene encoding tRNA (adenosine(37)-N6)-threonylcarbamoyltransferase complex dimerization subunit type 1 TsaB, producing MLTLGMDTATRVCSVAVCKDEKILGSLDINVGLTHSEGLVPQLETLLKLARVTKEELDLIAVSRGPGSFTGLRIGMATAEAMAYALDKPLVAVDTLKAIAYNLPVSGVRLTPVLDAQKGNLYVGSYAWKHGELVELAPVEILAGKELAARLEAGDVPAILMGECHRVPLAGTETKVFAAPESARLPRGSSVAILGAGQFDPEADRHAYFGMDPFYIQRSEAEELWEKRHPQGR
- the tsaE gene encoding tRNA (adenosine(37)-N6)-threonylcarbamoyltransferase complex ATPase subunit type 1 TsaE; the encoded protein is MAVVYCPDEAATEALGRRLGRLCRDGDVFLLNGDLGTGKTCLVTAAATAMGVDPKEVTSPTFSLMNVYHGKELNIKHFDLYRINWPEELEDIGFSEYAGGEGVTFIEWAELFPDTMPEENLELKFSRKGEGREVEFLPHGKRYEALAAALLKESGQEG
- the pckA gene encoding phosphoenolpyruvate carboxykinase (ATP), whose amino-acid sequence is MISAGLLAEAKETVRDLSVRELIEEAVRNGEGTFSDRGALRVTTGTHTGRSPKDKFIVDTPLTHDVVNWDNNQPCSQETFDKLYAKCEAYIKEHKVYVKNVKAGADPKYQIRVKFINEKAWQTLFVSQLFIKTDEPSTVQEDFTVISLPSVEADPAVDGTHSETFIILNFDKKVVLIGGGLYAGELKKSIFSVMNYLLPLQDILTMHCSCNEGPRGDVALFFGLSGTGKTTLSADPHRSLIGDDEHGWGDNGVFNIEGGCYAKCIDLTEDSQPEIYNAVKFGAVMENVVVDPKNGVPDFSDSSITENTRVAYPLNYIPNAKLPSIAGHPKNIIFLTADAFGVLPPISKLTKEQAMYHYLTGYTSKVAGTERGITEPQATFSTAFGAPFLPLQPLTYAKLLGERIAKHETNVYLVNTGWSGGPYGVGSRMKLAYTRAMIHAALDGELGKEGWTTMPLFGVSIPKSCPNVPSNVLNPRSTWEDKAAYDETARKLARLFQENFKKFQGKVTEDIASAGPVVD